One segment of Anatilimnocola aggregata DNA contains the following:
- a CDS encoding S8 family serine peptidase: MPTLFADEIRSLMLRSESIQRFMQDSPIFGDVWVAYAALADPQKSKRESESDDERIDLLLYPHRDSSAAALAEEIRKRLAQELIEGSPVPKYRLSLNDTHVAVRLSFAELIRVALPLTKWWQQYVCKFAAIDEGANEDSAEGESESDAESEVSAPTTMERIIALLDNPDVVQRLIQHLENPDAPRHSDSEPYAISYDLIWMIRIVGTIARKVVEKRKTDKHTPTKLIEATRNLLNGAKQSDPLGFHLWSVSLNRQITISTSKSTATIKADAARLLFTPKSNNLCWAVIDSGIDATHIAFRKFDETGVKKLPEFGPKTTKEQPTKKQSAKPKTAVHNSRVVKTFDFTKFRELLEIPIVGTAEASSINPVDERKAKSTQDALMNGQMLLWDQIASSIEVDYLTNGIENSIPKIQHGTHVAGILAADWRPGDKPGPPGGVLQGVCPDITLYDLRVVNERSTGAEFNVLAALQFIRFINSGKDQPVVHGVNISMSIPHDVANYACGRTPICDECDRLVGSGVVVVAAAGNLGYAQFTTDLGLRSDGYRAVSITDPGNAELAITVGATHRSHPHRYGVSYFSSRGPTGDGRAKPDILAPGEKIMAPVPNGDAKALDGTSMAAPHVSGAAALLMARHPELIGRPADIKRILCSTATDLGRTREFQGAGMLDVLRALQSV, from the coding sequence TTGCCAACGCTCTTCGCCGACGAGATTCGTTCGCTGATGCTCCGTAGTGAGTCGATTCAGCGTTTCATGCAGGATTCACCCATATTCGGCGACGTTTGGGTGGCCTATGCCGCACTGGCCGATCCCCAGAAGTCGAAGCGAGAGAGCGAATCCGACGATGAGCGGATTGATCTCCTGCTGTATCCGCATCGCGATTCCAGTGCGGCGGCCTTGGCCGAGGAGATTCGCAAGCGACTTGCGCAAGAGCTCATTGAAGGTTCACCAGTCCCAAAGTACCGTCTGTCGCTCAACGACACTCACGTTGCCGTGCGATTGTCCTTTGCAGAACTAATCCGCGTGGCGCTGCCGCTGACAAAGTGGTGGCAGCAGTATGTTTGCAAATTCGCGGCGATTGACGAAGGTGCGAATGAAGATAGTGCGGAAGGCGAGTCTGAATCGGATGCTGAGTCGGAAGTTAGCGCGCCAACCACAATGGAACGAATTATCGCTTTGCTGGACAATCCCGACGTTGTGCAAAGATTGATTCAGCATCTGGAAAACCCGGATGCCCCGCGGCATTCCGACTCCGAACCGTATGCCATTTCCTACGATTTGATTTGGATGATCCGCATTGTCGGCACCATCGCTAGAAAAGTTGTCGAAAAACGAAAGACCGATAAGCACACGCCAACCAAGCTGATCGAAGCGACGCGCAACCTGCTGAACGGAGCTAAACAGAGCGACCCACTGGGTTTTCATTTGTGGTCAGTCTCATTGAATCGACAAATCACCATCAGCACCTCCAAATCGACGGCGACAATTAAGGCCGACGCGGCACGCCTGCTCTTCACACCAAAATCCAATAATCTATGCTGGGCCGTGATCGACAGCGGAATTGACGCCACGCACATTGCCTTTCGCAAATTCGATGAAACTGGAGTTAAGAAGCTGCCGGAGTTCGGTCCAAAGACGACCAAAGAGCAACCAACTAAAAAGCAAAGCGCTAAGCCGAAGACGGCTGTCCACAATTCTCGCGTCGTCAAAACGTTCGATTTCACTAAGTTTCGAGAATTGCTCGAAATCCCGATTGTGGGCACCGCGGAAGCAAGTTCAATCAATCCCGTTGACGAGAGGAAAGCCAAATCGACTCAAGACGCGCTTATGAACGGGCAGATGCTGTTGTGGGACCAGATCGCTAGCAGTATCGAGGTTGACTACCTCACCAATGGAATCGAAAATTCGATTCCCAAGATTCAGCACGGCACTCACGTCGCGGGAATTCTGGCCGCCGATTGGCGCCCCGGCGATAAGCCAGGACCACCCGGCGGAGTGCTGCAAGGAGTTTGCCCCGATATCACTCTTTACGACTTGCGGGTCGTTAACGAACGGTCGACAGGGGCTGAATTTAACGTGCTGGCCGCCCTGCAATTCATTCGCTTTATCAATTCTGGCAAAGATCAACCGGTTGTTCATGGCGTGAACATCAGCATGTCGATTCCGCACGATGTGGCTAACTATGCCTGCGGCAGGACTCCCATTTGCGATGAATGCGATCGACTGGTGGGTTCGGGAGTCGTCGTGGTGGCAGCAGCTGGCAATCTTGGCTACGCGCAGTTCACGACCGACCTGGGTCTGCGCTCCGATGGCTATCGGGCGGTTAGCATCACGGATCCTGGAAATGCGGAATTGGCGATTACGGTCGGTGCCACGCATCGCAGCCATCCTCACCGGTACGGCGTATCGTATTTTTCGAGTCGCGGCCCGACGGGCGATGGACGCGCGAAGCCTGACATCTTGGCACCAGGCGAGAAAATCATGGCCCCCGTTCCCAATGGGGATGCGAAAGCGCTCGATGGCACGAGTATGGCCGCCCCTCACGTCAGCGGGGCCGCAGCACTCCTCATGGCGCGTCATCCAGAATTAATCGGGCGTCCCGCCGACATCAAGCGCATTTTGTGCTCGACCGCGACCGACCTAGGACGAACTCGCGAGTTCCAGGGGGCGGGAATGCTGGATGTGCTGCGTGCACTACAGTCCGTTTAA